Proteins co-encoded in one Homoserinimonas aerilata genomic window:
- a CDS encoding DNA cytosine methyltransferase codes for MITVTDLFCGAGGSSSGLATLPGVRVVMAANHWKLAIDSHQANHPDTDHSNADISQVEPSWFPTTDILWASPECTNHSVAKGVKRQRALNEALFDLDGTRPLPDEAANRSRATMWDVPRFAEYHHYKAIIIENVVDAAKWIPFPAWLQTMELLGYEHEIVWLNSMHAQARGLPAPQSRDRMYVVFWLKGNRKPDLQKWTRPQAFCERHGVISAMQVFKKKEHWGRYRAQYVYKCPQCAAVVEPAWLPASSAIDWSIAGTRIGDREKPLSPKTMTRIQKGIEKYWKPITLAAAGNTYDGVTTGSGYLRAWPVDEALPTQTTTAQHGVALPPLITDGIRGEGTVQSGANPMLTQTTAQTKGFLAPPLVVRGEGNEVPAKPVGDSFGAFTAAGSQFLVVPVEGREGKTAASGSDPLRTQSTRNETAIVVPLRNNGVAKSADRPIDTVSANGNHHGLLMRNNTGGSEMTTPVTEVMRTLTTGGHQSLLVPYYGNGNAGPVSDPHRALTTVDRYSLVTGPVDVEDCEFRMLTPDEIKVGMAFAREYILLGTKREQVKQSGNAVTPPAARDLGAAVIESLGIEIERAA; via the coding sequence ATGATCACGGTTACTGACCTGTTCTGTGGCGCCGGCGGTTCCTCGTCTGGCCTCGCAACCCTCCCCGGTGTGCGTGTCGTCATGGCGGCGAACCACTGGAAGCTGGCCATCGACTCGCACCAGGCGAACCACCCGGACACGGATCATTCGAACGCTGACATCTCGCAGGTGGAGCCGTCATGGTTCCCGACGACGGACATTCTGTGGGCATCACCGGAGTGCACGAACCACAGTGTGGCGAAGGGTGTGAAGCGGCAGCGGGCGCTGAATGAGGCGCTGTTCGACCTCGACGGCACCCGCCCCCTCCCTGATGAGGCGGCGAACCGCTCGAGGGCCACCATGTGGGATGTTCCCCGGTTCGCGGAGTACCACCACTACAAGGCGATCATCATCGAGAACGTTGTCGATGCCGCGAAGTGGATTCCGTTCCCCGCCTGGTTGCAGACGATGGAGCTGCTCGGATATGAGCACGAGATCGTGTGGCTGAACAGCATGCATGCCCAAGCGCGTGGACTCCCTGCCCCGCAGTCACGGGACCGCATGTACGTCGTCTTCTGGCTGAAAGGCAACCGGAAGCCCGATCTGCAGAAGTGGACCCGCCCACAGGCGTTCTGCGAGCGGCACGGGGTCATCTCGGCAATGCAGGTGTTCAAGAAGAAGGAGCACTGGGGCAGGTACCGGGCCCAATACGTGTACAAGTGCCCTCAGTGCGCGGCCGTGGTGGAGCCTGCCTGGTTGCCGGCGTCGTCCGCGATCGACTGGTCTATCGCTGGGACACGTATCGGTGACCGGGAAAAGCCTCTGTCACCGAAGACGATGACCCGCATCCAGAAGGGCATCGAGAAGTACTGGAAGCCGATCACGCTCGCCGCGGCCGGGAACACCTACGACGGTGTGACCACCGGGAGCGGGTACCTGCGGGCGTGGCCTGTCGATGAAGCGCTGCCGACTCAAACGACGACCGCACAGCATGGTGTGGCGCTGCCCCCGCTGATCACTGACGGCATCCGCGGGGAGGGCACAGTCCAGTCCGGGGCTAATCCGATGCTCACGCAGACGACGGCGCAGACGAAGGGATTCCTCGCACCGCCGCTTGTGGTTCGAGGCGAAGGCAACGAGGTCCCCGCCAAGCCTGTCGGTGATTCGTTCGGCGCGTTCACTGCTGCAGGTAGCCAGTTCCTCGTCGTGCCCGTGGAGGGCCGCGAGGGCAAGACCGCGGCGAGCGGATCAGATCCCCTGCGCACACAGTCCACCAGGAACGAGACAGCGATCGTCGTCCCGCTCCGCAACAACGGGGTAGCCAAGTCAGCCGATCGTCCCATCGACACGGTGTCAGCGAACGGGAACCACCACGGGCTGCTGATGCGGAACAACACCGGAGGGTCGGAGATGACAACACCCGTCACGGAGGTCATGCGGACGCTCACCACAGGCGGCCACCAGTCGCTGCTCGTCCCCTACTACGGGAACGGCAACGCCGGGCCCGTCAGCGACCCGCATCGGGCGCTGACCACCGTCGACAGGTACTCCCTCGTCACCGGCCCGGTCGACGTCGAAGACTGCGAGTTCCGGATGCTCACCCCCGACGAGATCAAGGTCGGGATGGCATTCGCCCGGGAGTACATCCTGCTGGGCACGAAGCGGGAGCAAGTCAAGCAGAGCGGGAACGCTGTCACCCCGCCGGCCGCCCGCGACCTCGGGGC
- a CDS encoding DNA methyltransferase: protein MSPLALVTGADPTLDYDDFLREKVAFDRRFGFEVADEDLSPVLLPHQRAIVKWAVAGGRRAIFARYGLGKSVMQLETLRLILMRLAGRGLIVAPLGVRGEFIRDGRNLLGIEVRFIRRTEEIDPDWSGIYVTNYESVRDGRLDVDGFTAVSLDEAAVLRSFGSKTYQEFLQLFDSVPFRFVATATPSPNRHKELIHYAGFLGIMDTGAALTRFFHRDSSKAGNLKIYPHKEREFWLWLNTWACFLQKPSDLGFSDDGYDLPPLEVVWDEVPTDMLSDQVDRDGQGVLVRGGALGLTGAAREKRNTLKARVARLMELVAAHVERAPDEQIILWCDLNDEQDLIAQALEAAGITFSSIHGGLPDDEHERRLDEWRDGKTYALIGKPIQLGQGLNLQQSSVSIFVGVTHKFEQTVQAVHRIHRFGQTRPCKVTLLFAESESEVRATLEQKWREHDSLTDTMSDVLREHGLNPTSISSELTRAMGVEREVWSGEEWTVALNDSTVEARDHMAENSVGLIVTSIPFGNHYEYSPNYADFGHTDDNDHFWWQNDYLTPSLLKVLQPGRIMAVHVKDRMLFGSVTGKGRYTVSALHAEAIAHYTQHGFDYYGMITVTTDVVRENNQTYRLSYTKMLKDHGPMGVGSPEYVLLFGKPQTDRTVGWSDERIVKDREAYTVGQWQIDAAAEWRTSGNRLLSLDELAALDPGTRQKVFTEQSTANVYDYDAHVELAGRLAAKNALPGTFASLVPGSWRPDVWTDILRIDTLNSEQKKRDVENHICPFPLEIPRRLINMYSNPGDLVYDPFGGIGSTALCAVQAGRRAYSSELNPASVADSLVYLRRHDARAAIPSLFDLDDEAVA from the coding sequence GTGAGCCCTCTCGCGCTTGTCACCGGCGCCGACCCGACTCTGGACTACGACGACTTCTTGCGCGAGAAAGTAGCCTTCGATCGCCGCTTCGGCTTCGAGGTCGCCGACGAGGACCTCTCACCCGTTTTACTGCCGCATCAGCGAGCGATCGTGAAGTGGGCGGTCGCCGGCGGCCGTCGTGCCATCTTCGCCCGCTACGGTCTCGGCAAGTCCGTCATGCAGCTCGAGACTCTGCGCCTCATCCTCATGCGACTGGCCGGCCGCGGTCTCATCGTGGCGCCGCTCGGCGTGCGTGGTGAGTTCATCCGCGACGGCCGTAACCTGCTCGGCATCGAGGTGCGCTTTATTCGCCGCACCGAAGAGATCGACCCCGACTGGTCCGGCATATATGTCACCAACTACGAGTCGGTGCGTGACGGCCGTCTCGACGTCGACGGCTTCACGGCCGTGTCGCTCGATGAAGCCGCGGTGCTCCGCTCCTTCGGGTCGAAGACCTACCAGGAGTTCCTGCAGCTGTTCGACAGCGTCCCGTTCCGGTTCGTTGCCACCGCGACCCCGTCGCCGAACAGACACAAAGAGCTCATTCACTACGCCGGGTTCCTCGGCATCATGGACACCGGTGCAGCGCTCACCCGGTTCTTCCACCGCGACTCGTCCAAGGCGGGGAACCTCAAGATCTACCCGCACAAGGAGCGCGAGTTCTGGCTGTGGCTGAACACGTGGGCGTGCTTCCTGCAGAAGCCGTCCGACCTCGGCTTCTCTGACGACGGATACGACCTGCCGCCGCTCGAGGTGGTCTGGGATGAAGTTCCCACGGACATGCTCTCCGACCAGGTCGACCGCGACGGCCAGGGTGTGCTGGTGAGAGGTGGCGCGCTTGGGCTGACTGGCGCCGCCCGCGAGAAGCGGAACACTCTCAAAGCGAGGGTGGCGCGCCTCATGGAGCTTGTCGCCGCGCACGTGGAGCGAGCGCCGGACGAGCAGATTATCCTTTGGTGCGACCTCAACGACGAGCAGGATCTCATCGCGCAGGCGCTCGAAGCCGCCGGCATCACCTTCTCATCGATCCATGGCGGGCTGCCCGATGACGAGCACGAGCGCCGCCTGGACGAGTGGCGCGATGGGAAGACGTACGCGCTGATCGGTAAGCCGATCCAACTGGGGCAGGGGCTGAACCTGCAGCAGTCGTCCGTGTCGATCTTCGTCGGTGTGACGCACAAGTTCGAGCAGACCGTCCAGGCCGTGCACCGCATCCACCGGTTCGGACAGACCCGCCCCTGCAAGGTGACGCTGCTGTTCGCCGAGTCCGAGTCTGAGGTGCGCGCCACGCTGGAGCAGAAGTGGCGTGAGCATGACTCTCTCACCGACACCATGTCCGATGTTCTCCGTGAGCATGGTCTGAACCCGACCTCGATCAGCTCCGAGCTCACCCGGGCGATGGGCGTCGAGCGTGAAGTCTGGTCTGGCGAAGAGTGGACTGTTGCGCTGAACGACTCCACTGTTGAGGCGCGCGACCACATGGCGGAGAACTCGGTCGGTCTGATCGTCACGTCGATCCCGTTCGGGAACCACTACGAGTACTCCCCGAACTACGCCGACTTCGGACACACGGACGACAACGATCACTTCTGGTGGCAGAACGACTACCTCACCCCGTCGCTGCTGAAGGTGCTGCAGCCGGGCCGGATCATGGCCGTGCATGTGAAGGACCGGATGCTGTTCGGTTCCGTCACCGGCAAGGGCCGCTACACGGTCTCAGCGCTGCACGCGGAAGCGATCGCCCACTACACGCAGCATGGTTTCGACTACTACGGGATGATCACCGTCACGACCGACGTCGTGAGGGAGAACAACCAGACGTACCGGCTGAGCTATACGAAGATGCTCAAGGACCACGGGCCCATGGGTGTCGGCTCCCCCGAGTATGTGCTGCTATTCGGGAAACCGCAGACGGACCGCACCGTCGGTTGGTCTGACGAACGGATCGTGAAGGACCGGGAGGCGTACACGGTCGGGCAGTGGCAGATCGATGCTGCCGCCGAGTGGCGCACCTCGGGGAATCGGCTTCTGTCGCTCGATGAGCTCGCCGCTCTCGACCCTGGCACCCGGCAGAAGGTGTTCACGGAGCAGTCGACCGCGAATGTATACGACTACGACGCGCATGTGGAGCTCGCAGGGAGGCTTGCGGCGAAGAACGCCCTCCCCGGCACCTTCGCGTCCCTCGTTCCCGGGTCGTGGCGCCCCGATGTGTGGACCGACATTCTCCGCATCGACACGCTCAACTCGGAGCAGAAGAAGCGTGACGTGGAAAACCACATCTGCCCGTTCCCGCTCGAAATTCCGCGTCGCCTCATCAACATGTACTCGAACCCGGGCGACCTGGTCTACGACCCGTTCGGCGGCATCGGCTCCACGGCGCTCTGTGCGGTGCAGGCCGGGCGCCGGGCGTACTCGTCGGAGCTGAACCCGGCATCTGTCGCTGACTCGCTGGTGTACCTGCGACGGCATGATGCGCGCGCGGCCATCCCTTCCCTGTTCGACCTGGACGATGAGGCGGTCGCCTGA